The nucleotide window gataaaaattaaaacatttgttttatGATATTAGTCTTGTAACAGtctgttgtttgaaatgaagaacATTACGTTAAAGTTCTTACTTGATACGACGTGAATGTACGGCAAGTAGGAAGAGAATCTGAAAATACATGAATTTACGTCAgcggtcgcgaatgtgttaaaactagaactaccgagcaattaaagtgacttgtttcctattttttatcaaaattacaatgatacatttcttgagatttgaaggGTCTCCTATTCTTGTGTCTGTACAAAtgcataaattcaatttaaaatctctCGCAAGAATgtctttataatttaaatacttgcgaaataaaaattctgaaatggtcAGTTTGATCCatccagtagttctagtgttaacactaggtatattttataaacgttatttggtaaatatttacatcgagtttgattgacgcaattacacaaatatgtatcccaattgtctatttttaaacctgtATTTCCTAAGACCTgaacaaacgaacatcaattcctctagaaacaatagaataaactgtacaataaatgtctgaaaATATAGTGTTAACATTtgaaccccttggcctatgatttctttcaaaactgtgcttgataaaccTACTTGATTGTTAAtagttcattagaaaaagaagacTATTTGATACTTATTCCATATCTGCGTTTACTCCAAAGACTAACGATTGGTAATAGAGAGcttatatttaatgtatattcagaaaaagtaaataacatttagatttgtcaaatttaatttgaaatttttatcacaagtctaacacgatattatagagcaaagggttaactgggtATTTTCCAAACGATTCAAGACGAATTCAATTAAACCTAGATAACTAGTCTACCAACTTTTGCAAACTTTTGGGAATTCAAATTCGGAAGCGCACCTTTAACCCTGCAAAGACTGAAACCGTTAATTTTAAACGCTTTCCTATTTTGTAATTagaatctaaaaatatattacattaacattctaacattcattaatattaatgaacattctaactaccgaacagtcgaattggttttttttaaatatctctgtagaaactctgaAAGTGGATGTATTGAGACTTCAaccgatttgcaattcagtttgcgtattggtaaatccATTTCTTCAGTCATTTCTTAGAGAAGcatctattattttttcaataattgcacaagaaaaatttagaaataggtTATTTTgaaccgtctggtagttttagtgttaaatcgtactattttgtttgaaataaatagaagaaatataaaagtatatgtgCATGTCTCTAATTCGTAGTCTACGAGTCGAATGTTTAGGTACAGAGTAACACTGATTGCAGTTTAGATATCTAGAATTAATATAGTGAATATTAGAAAAGTATACACTTCAATATTGCATGGTTCGTGTtggcaaaataaaaatatcgcgATTTGATGAAATACgattatttatcaaatgaacACAATAGCGAAGAACTATTGAGAAATGAAACTAAACTTGGATGATGTATTAACTCGTCATCCCcagtaaaaagattaatatcttGACTGCCAAACAAACATTCATCAAAACTCCTATGTAGTCGAAACAGTTTCcctaacactaaaattaccgcaCCCGTTAAAATGGCAGATTTCAGTTTTTTTacttcgcagttattgatatcttaaaactgttaaatatccaaaatgatcttaaaataaatattttcatttgaatactatattaaatgtataaggaaatcgaaagaaatctattgttacaatttttataaagatgacattaattatattaaacactcggtagtttcagtgctaataattgaattgatttattgcagatGCATAGAATTATAAACAAAACGCCACTTTTAGTCGATTTAAATCCAGAACCATTGTTTTACTGtttcataaaactaataactagactgtggatcttcatgcaaattctTAAGatcataattagaaaaataatttttaaaaaaattttaaatcacacaaattttaaataaattatgtttagTGTTCACTTAGTACAATTAGCGACACTGAGACGATATCCAATTTTTTAGACATTCGCGGaacataagaaaaaattaattttttcattataataaataatcaaaataaaatttcaataataattaataaaataccgaAGCCGAGGATCCtaacgaatatttatacaaatagtcgatacattattaattaaaaaatacaataaactgacattaattatattgtgttgaccttgaaatttcattaaatgacAATATAAGAAAAATCGAAACAGCTTATTAAATGTCTTTCCATCATGTCGAACAATTcttatctgaaatatttttccacgtcttcactaattaagaaattattcgacATGAATAAAACGGgcatactgtataaaacttcataaatatTCCTTATACATGTACAGACAGATCAAAgtttcaaatcaaattattctttaatttattaaaaagagaatttGTCTACTTTTGGCCATTCAAAACAGATTAaatgtttaatcattttctttaatagattttatgacaaataatattataattacatcatTATTAGTAATTGATTTCCGATTTTTCCCAATTTAATGAGCATCGTTGatattcttctttatttgtgagacttatttttgtttaataatttcattatttgtattttaataacaatcttatcttattatcatttatttaaattttaatgtatcgaacttattatttcttaattgccTATTATCAActgttttattcagtttattttaaaaaaataatattacgtaCCATACatcttacaaaatttatttaaagctaAATCTTTTAACAAATTAAGATCACTTGCTTCTATTTACAAAGACAAAGCGTATTACCTGCACATCTAAAAtttaacgaataatttaatataaaaaaaaattgctcaaaaatttttaataatattttacacattttttgaTACTTTGATCAGTATtggtatttataattcaattattcatgttGTAAtgtaaagaatttcatttttttaaatattacatgatattttataaatcaagaaatccaattgttattatttaagaaaaattggtTATCGATATAGAAGAAtccattcaaataaaatgtattaaaacttaATAACAATCGCCATTTGTATTCTACGCACGCGCCATCTACGTCCCATTAAATATTATGCATATTTCAAAAATGCCaagaaaattttgtaaatataaggtttacaaaattttaaagacatttttaataaaaaatctgagacagtattttatttgtttaacttACTTAGAtaagtttcaaaataattataagattacGGTCTATACTTATCAtttgtgatttttgtaaatGTACAGTTCGAGCTGCTTAGCAGGAACATTATTGTCATTGGTTGTCTTTTGTCAAAAatactatttcattttacaataattaaccAGTAATGAAGCAATTCTAATTAGCATAAGTCTATTATCTCAAATATAAGTTTCATTATTACTTTTTTCATATCCTAAATACgcagatttaaaattaataatttgtatatactCACCTTCCATATTACTATACATATTGTTTGTGTAATAACTATTCTAAATTCTATGAACTCGAATATTTCTACCTGCATAActtctgtttaatatttttcttatgcactcaatttcttttttaactgtacaatacaattattaaatattaactttctttatttaataacatgtttttatattaaaaacttttattgtACCATATTCAGCAAACTTAAGATGAATACAGAACAATTTTCTCCAGTTAATGGTAAGTAACCAAAaccttttcttttaatttatctatcacttattttttaatgtaaatgtacACTTAAAggtatagaaataattttttattgaaatcattctttaatataaaagtgtttctaaaataaaaataaattcatgtttcaaattatatttgtgTTACAGAAATTCAATCAAAAAAACCAATGCAGGGAAAGAACTTAGTAGGTGCAGCTCGACATATACGTGATTTAGCTGCGGATATCCATGCAAGTATACAACAGTGGAATGCAACTCATTTACAAGgaataacattattaaaagatataacGCGAGAAAAACAGAATTCATCTTATTCTCAGCTTCTACAAGAATTATGTGACAAATTAGAATCCATTTGCAATACATTGGTAATGATTGTATTAGATATATAATCTTAGATTTAAAATATGTAAGATATTAACAGATTTCTTTTCAGGATTCTGtcgtaaaaaattttattcaaattgcacaccaaataaaattaacaacatCCTTAGAAAAAGATACGGATAAGTTATTTACAACATGGCCTATTACTAAATTTGgtagatataatattattttaaggaCAAatcatctatttatttttaaaaagactAATTAAgatcattttcaaacattttcgatAGGTCAAATAGCAGAGGTAATACATACAATGTATTCTGAAGAGGCTAAGATGAAACGTAAAGTCTTTGAAGATATAGCTCATCAGTATACAGAATCCTTGAAAATGTTATATCTTGCTACATGGGTACATCAACCGTTGTTACCGGAAAGTCTAATAATATGTTTGGAATCATTATTGATAGAAACTGGACATAGATAGTTGTAGTTATTGTTGGTACATATCTTGGTAAGTatttttgtaactttaaaaCTGATTTGAAGTTTATAATTAACTTTTTGTACACAATAACTTGcaactattgaaataaaacaaacattaatagaatgttcatttatttgtGGCTTTTGAAATACCATCTGTATAGTttcacaaaaaagaaaaagaaaatatggaattattacatatatatatactcagAATCCAAAGCGCGCTATGAAATTGTTTACAATTGGTACCTGAGATCACAAAGAAATACAGATATAGACAAGTACAAATGTGCTATATTTTCTTTGCAAATGCAGATTCTAAAGAATGTATCATAGATACAAGGAACCAAACCTGCaaagttaatatatttcatagttaGTTATAATTAATCTAGTAGTTACTAGTGCCATTAACGTTTAATCATATCAATAACTTCTTATACacgtataatacatatttacagataaatacaaaattaataatatccaCTGTACATAAATGCTATAACAACGTGGATGGAATTATCTTATTGATGTTTAAAGTATTCTTAATGCAGTATTTGTATAAAAGCTGTAAGCAATCCACCTGAATTCATAAATAGTTGctttaaactttcaaaattatcgcatttttattctacaatattttcttttacagctgtaacgaaattattgatacaatataaattaattttttttcttattcatcGATGAATAGAATCACGTTAGAGATATTGtcctattaaaaaaaaaagattatttgcaattataaatttagaaagtaCATTGCGAAATAATTTGTGCATGATCATTTTTGTAGCACTGTAACTAAAGTCAAGATAATGTATACGTAACTGACAGTATAATTAATATCTATgcaaaattacatttacaaaaaacttctatatttatatttttataatgtttaagtTATAGTTCTAGCAAGTCTAACTTCTTACTTTCTGCCTCGTTTACGTATGACTTAAGTTTTTTTCAGGAGACTGCTCTAAAACTGTAACTATTAATTGCATTATGTGTACGATTATAAAGACTGTTTaccaaaaatgaaaaattctgatGTGTAGTAGTAACATCTTTTTTTATGTTGAAATTTATTCGACAAAGTAAAGCTTCTTTAAAGACAACATCAATGCTTTTGTTATTGAAGTTGTAATCTTCTTGCATAagacatatattatataaaataaatataacagaaaCAGTCTTATGTACATACACATACCAGAATATTagacattatattattttaatattgatattgttcATTCAAATATGgaagttatattatattgattatGATACTgtcaaaaattctataaaaaaatatctacaCCATTGTGTAATTATATGCATACatatacaatttcaaataattgtataataaattcagtATCTTTATACactatacatattattttaatttgtttaggaACATTTTGCACACAATCATCCAAGAATCAACTTCTAGTATTTCTATTGAATTCTTCACTTAATGCATCAAAATCGAGTTCCGTATCTAAATTTGAGTTATtagatatcaaattattttccaatatattatcgggcataatattttttaatcgttcAGATACTAGTTCGTCAACTAAATTTGATTGATCAACTAAATGCAATTGTTCGACCAACTTTTcgtcaattaataaatttttatctatcACTCcacttgtatttaaaatatctaaGTGTGCAATGTGATCGTATTGAGCTATTTTAGACATATCTAAATTTTCTGCACTGCCAAATATACTAGTATCacaattattggaaattattgGTACTGTATCTTGCAAAATTGGTATACTATCTGAAATCTTACAACCAGAAGTAGCAGACATTATTTTACAAGAACCTGTATCTAATGGAGCTGATTGAGTTTTAGCACAATTTATATCTGAAGATGTGATGGGAATTATTTTAGATACTAATTTCTGAAAACCTTTTGCAAAGTTTTGAGATCCATTTTCCAAATTACTTAACCCATTTTGtatcttttcaaaattttgggTATCTTGTTTCGAATAAGCTCCCATAGGACTGTTTTCTAATTTAACAAAAACTTGTTCTGTTGACTCCAGTTTTATGAAAGCTTCTTCTATATGCTCTAACTTAGACTGTTCGAAGTTATCTTCGACCTTACAGAAAGCTGTTGATCCTAGACCGTTTCctaattttgtgaaattttctttatgggACTCCGCTTTTTGATAACTTGAAACTTTTGGTGAAGTAATATCCACTTTTTGGAATCCAGGAGTATCTGAAATTTGACTTTGAATCTCTGGATTCGAAATTAACAATTTTGACACAGTGTTAGATTTATTATTCTCTGTACTATTTACAGGACTGGGATTTCTTCTCATCAGTGTTAAAGCTGATAGCACTTCTGGACAAGTAGGATTTGTTACAGATTCACTTCTTCTGTCATTTAAGAAGTCTGAGACACTAAGATCTGAACTTTCTGAAAATCCACTAGACATTCGTTCCTCTATATTTTCTTTAGCATCCTCAGAATTATCTGTTTTCTGAAGTTTTAAAGGAGGTTCTCCATTTACGTAAGTGCTACAAACAGGAGTGTCGACTTTTTTCAAAGCATCGTTATTAATCTTGTACAAACCAGGATTCAATCCTAGAACATCACAAAGTGATTCTTCACTTATATCAATTAAATCTTTGTTTAATTCTTCATTACTGTTTGCAATTGTTAGTATAGTTGCAGCCTTTTCACGTATTTTACCCATTAGTAATTTTAATTCGTCCAAGAAATTCCTCACATTATTCTCagattttagtattaataaatcaaataatgattGTGCGTTAAGTACTGGTTTTGCAgcaattttgattatttcaagATCTTCACACACAGAAATTGCTTCTCTCAATTTTATTTGTCGTCTTTCTGATTTAGCTTCCGGTGTGACATAAGCCCACGGACCACGCTTTTTTCCTTTACGCTTCAAGGGATCTTGGCCCCCATTTTGTTTCAATTCAGGTTCAGGCGTTGGAGGAGGTAGTTGTTCAGGACTTCCATGATCAGGATGCATTTCAAAATGCCTTGCCATTCGTGTGCGtcctaaatatattttattacatgtaGGGCATCTAAAGTGAtctgatatttttctttttggtaCTTCTAATCCTGTTAACAATTCCTTAGGTGATTCTTCTTCTTCAAGTTTgtcattatttgtattataatcaCTATAACCACCATCTGAATCATCTAAGTCGGGTTGTAAAAAATCTAAATgatgtaaatgtttataatctCGCACCATGTGTCGAGGTGGTCTAGATAGTCTTCCAGACCGTGTCCTTGCCACAACTTTCTTCCTTTCATCCTATAgaatatattggaatattagTACAATGTATTTGcaatttagtaaaaatataaattcaatctaCCTTTAGTTCCTCTTGTTCTTCATCAGGTATTAATGATGGTTTAGGAGGAAGCAAAGAAGGTCTAATAGCACTCTTTTTTGGTCTACCCCTTTTTCCCCCacgattttttattaaatttcctgGATTTCTGATTCGCAAATCAAGTTCTTCAGGAAATACAACCCTAAATTTATATGTGGATTGTTTAACTGTAGCATTTAATAACAGATAATAAACACGTATaatatacaaacctatatacaactctttCATTTGAAGCAGTAGTTTCTTGACTACGTTGTTGCAAGACATGAGCAATTTGTTTCAATTGTGTGGGTGTCAAGCGTTGCATACTAAAATAGATATGAACAtcatacaaatgaaaaaaatactaAAACCATTATAAATAGATAATTTCACTTACCTATGAAATGTTTGGCCTTGTTGAActatttgtattggattttcactaGAACCCAATGGTTTAGTTACATCTGTAGAATCACTTACTACTGACATAGGCTTAATGGGAGTActtttaacttttttatttacttttaaatttgtACCGTTTACAACAAGATTAAGTTTTTGCTTAACAGCTTCATTTTGTGTTGATTTGGCAGGTTCGAATATACCACTTTGTTGTGTTACAGGTGATTTTTGTAAagcattttgtaaattattagaaatattgacaATGTTTTGAGCGGAGATAGTTACATTCTGTTTAGTTGAGTTATTTAGTGCAATTTTTGCTTGAGGTTTCAAGATGGATATAGGCGTTGAAGAAATTTGAGTTGGTTTTAAGATAGATGTTGAACTTGTTGTTGTTGCTTTTAAATCTTGAGTCTTCATAATAGATGCAGCTCTGAGAACCACTGGTGTATTAGAATTAATAGTAGTTTTTGGTACTCCAGTTGTTACTGTTGTTTTCTTACCAATTGTACCTTTTGTTTTAAGTAACTGAGATGAAATTTGTactgattttaataattgtgcAGGGATAGTTGTTGCTACACCTGTACCATTTATAAGTTGATTAGATTTCGGAAGCACGGTAGATGCACCTTTTAGCACCGGagttaaaaattgttgaacatTGCTCCTTTGAAGAGGCTGTGATGTTTTCACAATGGGCGATAAACGTATTTGTGAAGTAACAAGATTCTGTGTTCCTCCAGAGGCAGTGCTTACTAACGCATTAGAAATATGGGATGCAGTAACAGATTGATTCTGTATTTCACAAGCACCAGTTATAATCTGAGAAGTATTTAACAGCTGTGCTGATATTCCGGTGGTATTTAATAACTGAGCTGTGATAGGTGTAGCTTTTATTATTTGTGAtggtaaattattcaatattgtaGCTTTCGACAACAGCACGGAATTAGGACTTGAAGCAGTACCAAGCGAATGTAATGTATTAATTTGATTCACAGTAGCATTAGTAAGTTTATTTGAACCTTGAAGTAATCTAATATTTTTAGTTggctttaatatagtttgtgCAGGCTTTATAATAAATTGTGATGATGGCAAAATAACAGGTAGCTTTTGTAAGATTTGCGCTTGAGAACTAGGTATTGTGTTAAGTGGATTTTGTGCTACATTATCGTCAATTGTATATTGCACAtcattttcatgaatattcttaACATGCCCAACTTCTGTTTTTATTGTGTGTACTTTAGAAtgttccaaaactattgtctgtgTACCTGAGTTTTGTTGAAGCATATTATTTTGATGTTCAAGTATTTGTTGAGATTCATGATTCTGATTACTTAAATTTACTTCATTCAACGATAAATCATTTTCGACTACTTGGTTTTCAAGGTGTTCATTTTCAGAAAGTTTTTGCATATGCCACTCTTGGAAATCAATACATTCTGTTTTAATCAAATCATTATCATTAGATTTTTGTACTTCTTCAGGTTGATAACTTAATTGATCAATCGTTATAGAATCTTGAGAATGTAACTGTGCTTGGTCCTGTAAGTTAATGTTATCATCCGTAGGAACACTTTCTTGCGTGTTTGAACCAGCATTATCTTGATCCTGTTGGTACATAACCTCTTCATTCGAATTTACCTCGAAGGTTAGACCTAAGGCCGCTGCTTGTTCTGGAGTCAAGTGAATAGTTTCAGACTCATTATCATCATTTTGTAAAAACGCAACAAATTCGTTGTCGTGATCATCATCATCAACAACTTGTTGGAACGCTTGTTGAAGAAGATCGGAAGCACCAGTGGAGGATGCATCGTTTGTAAACACTGTGGAATTCGAAATTTCTGCCATATCCCTACCTTTTATAGATTAGTAGATTATGAAatgtaattatagaataatagcAATCACTTTCATGTTTTACCAtaacattttatacaattacGTTCTCGCAAAATCACTTTACGATATGCGTTTACTCCATTTCGCTGTACACGTTTTTCGCGCAAACAGAAACACAGGAGGGACATGAAGTTCGCTACAGATACGTTCAAGAAAATGGCGACAGCgccattataatttaatcgtaTAGTTGGTAGTTCACATTTATGTCTATTTTCATCGTATCCTTCACTCAATATCACAATTGAGTGTATGTTAGTGATTACATGACAAAACATTGGATCTCATTATATTACTTCGTGTGTTTAATCTTTGTcgattaaacatatttttatattaaaataaaatttattatacatttaacaatcaataaatatttcattgaagaaGAAAGTActtaatactattttattctattataaaaaaatgtaaatttcgttTACAATTGTGTATTTGGAAAGCTTGAATCATAgaaagtgaatatttatttttatgtgtcAATTTAGTCATATTTTAGTATAATCGTCGTTCACATTGATATTGTGTCAAATAACTCGTGCATCATTTATTGCAATTCCAGTGATGAAAAACGAATACATTTTTAGTTTATGTTAATttgtaattactattaatatattcattcttGAATGTGCATTATACTGTAATATTGAGAAACTTTATGGATATATAGTCTACTTTATAACATATAGTGCAAATAAATAAAGCATTTTAAACAATACGAATATGGTAAGTGGTTGATGACTCAAATCACTGTACTGATAATAATTGGTCATGTCATATgctgataaattattttcaactgaTTAATGTAATATTCTTGTACTTtgctaataattaaaataaatttctttaatagaaattatttggtaatattatttgtctgcattaatattacttatgttattatttttatatataaaaaactattagtAACACTTATTTAATAGTTActgttatattaaaatgtataattatataacagtaaaaaagaatatttattattgtaggatgaaGATGACGATCAATATCAAGAAGTTCGTGATGTAGGTGCGTTTCCTCAAGATTTTGGATATGCACGATTCGATGGAGAAACAGAAGGATCTATGGATCCTTTACCTGGGGAACAAAAACCAAGAATACTTCTAATGGGTCTCAGAAGGTACTCACTTAAATGatttataacttttttatttattgattttactaattatataacattaatgtCTGTTCTAGGAGTGGAAAATCATCAATACAGAAAGTAGTTTTTCATAAGATGTCTCCAAATGAAACGTTATTCTTGGAAAGCACAAATAAGATTATTAAAGATGATATAAGTAACTCCAGTTTCGTACAATTTCAAATTTGGGATTTTCCAGGACAAATTGACTTCTTTGATCCTACTTTTGACAGTGATATGATATTTGGTGGTTGTGGAGCATTAGTTTTTGTTATTGATGCTCAAGACGATTATATGGAAGCACTTAATAAACTTCACTTGACAGTTACAAAAGCGTATAAAGTTAACCAAGCAATCAGATTCGAAGTATTCATACATAAAGTAGATGGTTTAACTGATGATTGTAAAATGGAAACACAAAGAGACATACATACTAGAGCAAATGATGACCTTGCAGATTctggtaaataaaaaaaaacgaaattcgtttctgtattattaaggtatataaatatatgtatttcagGATGTGATCAGATACATTTAAGCTTCCACTTAACATCCATATATGATCATAGTATTTTTGAGGCATTTAGCAAAGTTGTTCAAAAATTAATACCACAATTACCAGCCTTAGAAAATTTACTTAATATACTTATATCGGTAAGAAAAAGCATAAATTATACATGGTTGAATTTTTCACGATATAAATTACGATTTGTTTTGCAGCATTCTGCAATTGAAAAAGCATTTTTATTTGATGTAGTATCTAAAATTTATATTGCAACTGATAGTTCTCCTGTAGATATGCAAAGTTATGAATTGTGTTGTGATATGATTGATGTTGTTATCGATGTATCCTGCATATATGGGTAGGTCGCCTAAACatccttttatatttttaaatacatttttattgtatatttacatatatgcaTTGCAAAATAGTTTCTAATTTTTTGCCTTGTATAAAAGcattgttatatattaattttagtttgaGAGAAGATTTAGAAGCTGCAGCATTTGACAGTCAAAGTTCCAGTCTGATCAAATTAAATAAtggaacaattttatatttgcgAGAAGTTAATAAATTCTTGGCCCTAGTTTGCATCTTGCGGGAAGACAATTTTGATAGACAAGGTAATGTAGCTATTCAGGAACATCTGTGAATACCTACATACGATATACTACAACATGTTCTatacttataattttcttttgctttATCAATAGGTGTAATCGATTATAACTTCCTCTGTTTTCGTAAAGCCATTCAACAAGTGTTTGAACTACGCAATAAGGCTTTAGCATCTACAAATGTTAATAATCATTCGACTCCACCTGTTAACTCGAATGAAACTTCAAATGCTCCTACAGTATCACAAACTGGAACCATAGGACAAAATGGTACTGTTGTAATTGCACAGAGTTAActtctgtatataatatttaaaatttttgcaatAGAAAGTCAGGGTTCTTtcatatacatttttttcactttctttttacATACTAGTAATAATGTATTACACAGTCATATTACCATAacttaatttcataaatacttaGTTAACacaatgttattattttattactacttataagttttttttaataaaactatgttaaagaacataaatgtatatatggCACTATAATTATGTTgctatttataaaagtaaaaattaatacaattattaattaatttttgtcaaATATTATTGTCTTTTCCTTTAATTTCATAAGGTTGATTATCCTGTATATTATTGATATCGCCAATAACATCTTCCATTTTATGGAATAAAATGTAAGGAGATAAACTGAATGTAACAATACTCTCTTCTAATTGATACCAACGTATATATGAAAATGTTTGTTCATATTCatttaaagtaatttcatttggtAAAGAATAATCGGAacttaaactgaaaaattcaaattttaaatatttacaacaataataatttaaaaatattttccatgaaacgattaaatgtaaatactttTACTGAAATCATATGAGAATTAATTTTAGAATCAAGGTTCTTTACCTGTTTCTACACCAATCTGCCTTGTGTATTACTTTT belongs to Nomia melanderi isolate GNS246 chromosome 12, iyNomMela1, whole genome shotgun sequence and includes:
- the RagC-D gene encoding ras-related GTP binding C/D isoform X2, translated to MDEDDDQYQEVRDVGAFPQDFGYARFDGETEGSMDPLPGEQKPRILLMGLRRSGKSSIQKVVFHKMSPNETLFLESTNKIIKDDISNSSFVQFQIWDFPGQIDFFDPTFDSDMIFGGCGALVFVIDAQDDYMEALNKLHLTVTKAYKVNQAIRFEVFIHKVDGLTDDCKMETQRDIHTRANDDLADSGCDQIHLSFHLTSIYDHSIFEAFSKVVQKLIPQLPALENLLNILISHSAIEKAFLFDVVSKIYIATDSSPVDMQSYELCCDMIDVVIDVSCIYGLREDLEAAAFDSQSSSLIKLNNGTILYLREVNKFLALVCILREDNFDRQGVIDYNFLCFRKAIQQVFELRNKALASTNVNNHSTPPVNSNETSNAPTVSQTGTIGQNGTVVIAQS
- the RagC-D gene encoding ras-related GTP binding C/D isoform X1 — translated: MLINYFQLINDEDDDQYQEVRDVGAFPQDFGYARFDGETEGSMDPLPGEQKPRILLMGLRRSGKSSIQKVVFHKMSPNETLFLESTNKIIKDDISNSSFVQFQIWDFPGQIDFFDPTFDSDMIFGGCGALVFVIDAQDDYMEALNKLHLTVTKAYKVNQAIRFEVFIHKVDGLTDDCKMETQRDIHTRANDDLADSGCDQIHLSFHLTSIYDHSIFEAFSKVVQKLIPQLPALENLLNILISHSAIEKAFLFDVVSKIYIATDSSPVDMQSYELCCDMIDVVIDVSCIYGLREDLEAAAFDSQSSSLIKLNNGTILYLREVNKFLALVCILREDNFDRQGVIDYNFLCFRKAIQQVFELRNKALASTNVNNHSTPPVNSNETSNAPTVSQTGTIGQNGTVVIAQS
- the RagC-D gene encoding ras-related GTP binding C/D isoform X3; this encodes MDPLPGEQKPRILLMGLRRSGKSSIQKVVFHKMSPNETLFLESTNKIIKDDISNSSFVQFQIWDFPGQIDFFDPTFDSDMIFGGCGALVFVIDAQDDYMEALNKLHLTVTKAYKVNQAIRFEVFIHKVDGLTDDCKMETQRDIHTRANDDLADSGCDQIHLSFHLTSIYDHSIFEAFSKVVQKLIPQLPALENLLNILISHSAIEKAFLFDVVSKIYIATDSSPVDMQSYELCCDMIDVVIDVSCIYGLREDLEAAAFDSQSSSLIKLNNGTILYLREVNKFLALVCILREDNFDRQGVIDYNFLCFRKAIQQVFELRNKALASTNVNNHSTPPVNSNETSNAPTVSQTGTIGQNGTVVIAQS